The proteins below come from a single Trachemys scripta elegans isolate TJP31775 chromosome 16, CAS_Tse_1.0, whole genome shotgun sequence genomic window:
- the LOC117888494 gene encoding adhesion G protein-coupled receptor E3-like, with translation MCKVPSINSSVQFQAIKETFRNFSLPVKESGESSSFSSFFNSTVDILMSMFGDGSATISLENATLPFNSVLNSTSLWDEGDKGEVVSGVTLVLQTMELSTLAIALQSPEKTTQNMTTESMAIQTRLITGNCSHQSKDFKLTAHEETMVVHCESVTGAATQAGLGAAAFISYSTLDSIINATLPSEGNQLAGGKLENGHLNSRVVSGAIGDGRPINLSRPANFTLRHRQAKKEDEEAHCVYWKVEAEKGSWSQDGCTAVYTNSTHTNCSCDHLSSFAILMAPTTVTESYPLTIITYVGLTLSLPCLFLSILTFLLCRSIRNVSTSLHLQLCLCLFLADLLFLTVVTRTRSKVACAVIAGLLHYLFLACFSWMFLEGLHLFLTVRNVKVVNYTSASRFKKRFMYPFGYGFPALVVAISAAVNPYGYGTSEHCWLSPERGFNWSFLGPVCVIILINITFFALTLWILRNSLSSLNADVSTLKYHRLLTFKAIAQLFILGCTWSLGLLQVGPAATVMEYLFTIVNSLQGAFIFLVHCLLNRQVREEYRRWIRGFRTSSTKSQMSELSMSRIPTTSTKTD, from the exons TCCCCAGCATTAACTCCAGCGTTCAGTTCCAGGCGATCAAAGAGACGTTCAGGAATTTCTCTCTGCCG GTAAAGGAGAGCGGCGAAAGCAgcagtttttcctctttctttaatTCGACCGTAGACATTTTGATGTCCATGTTTGGAGACGGGAGTGCGACGATATCACTGGAG AATGCGACTCTCCCTTTCAACTCCGTCCTGAACAGCACCTCCCTCTGGGATGAGGGAGACAAGGGGGAGGTTGTGTCGGGTGTAACATTAGTCCTGCAGACAATGGAACTGTCCACGCTGGCCATTGCACTCCAGTCTCCGGAGAAGACAACACAGAACATGACGACAGAGTCTATGG ctatccagacacggctcatcacagggaactgcagccaccAGAGCAAAGACTTCAAGCTGACCGCTCACGAGGAGACGATGGTCGTGCACTGTGAATCAGTCACCGGGGCAGCCACACAAG CAGGTTTAGGGgctgctgcttttatttcctaCTCCACCCTGGACTCCATCATCAATGCGACTCTTCCCAGCGAGGGAAATCAACTGGCTGGTGGGAAGCTGGAGAACGGTCATCTCAACTCCAGGGTGGTGAGTGGGGCCATCGGAGACGGGAGACCCATTAACCTCTCCAGACCCGCAAACTTCACCCTGCGCCACAGACAG GCCAAAAAAGAGGACGAAGAGGCTCACTGTGTCTACTGGAAAGTAGAGGCTGAGAAGGGCAGCTGGTCTCAAGACGGCTGCACCGCCGTGTACACGAACAGCACTCACACCAACTGCAGCTGTGACCATCTCTCCAGCTTTGCCATCTTAATGGCTCCCACCACAGTGACG GAGAGTTACCCATTGACCATCATCACCTACGTGGGACTGACCCTCTCCCTGCCGTGCCTCTTCCTCTCCATCCTCACCTTCCTCCTGTGCCGCTCCATCCGCAACGTCAGCACCTCCCTCCAcctgcagctctgcctctgcctcttcctggccGACCTGCTCTTCCTCACCGTGGTTACCCGCACCCGCAGTAAG gTGGCGTGTGCTGTCATTGCTGGGCTCCTACACTACCTCTTCCTGGCCTGCTTCTCCTGGATGTTCCTGGAGGGGCTGCACCTCTTCCTCACCGTCAGGAACGTGAAGGTCGTGAATTACACCAGCGCCAGCCGGTTCAAGAAGAGATTCATGTACCCGTTCGGCTACGGATTCCCAGCCCTGGTGGTGGCTATTTCTGCAGCGGTGAATCCTTACGGCTACGGAACTTCCGAACA cTGCTGGCTAAGCCCGGAGAGAGGATTTAATTGGAGCTTCCTGGGTCCAGTCTGTGTCATAATCCTG ATAAATATAACGTTCTTTGCCCTGACCCTGTGGATCCTGAGAAACAGTCTCTCCTCCCTCAATGCAGATGTGTCCACCCTCAAATACCACAG GTTACTGACCTTTAAAGCCATCGCCCAGCTCTTCATTCTGGGCTGCACATGGAGCCTTGGTCTCCTCCAAGTCGGCCCAGCAGCCACGGTCATGGAGTATTTATTCACCATCGTCAACAGCCTGCAGGGAGCGTTCATCTTCCTGGTGCACTGTCTCCTCAATCGCCAG GTGAGAGAGGAGTACAGGAGATGGATCAGGGGTTTCCGAACATCGAGCACAAAATCTCAGATGTCTGAATTATCCATGTCTCGTATCCCTACCACCAGCACCAAGACG Gactaa